The Zygotorulaspora mrakii chromosome 4, complete sequence nucleotide sequence TCGTATCTCTGGTGTCGTCCTGGGGATGGGGTTCTTCGCGGTGACCATGGCATTTGGAGTATCGACCATCTTTGGATTGGGGTTGAATACTGACAACTTGAAGGCCTTCTACAAGGAGAAAGTGCCCTCGTGGGCTGATCTGACGATGAAGGCAGGCGCGGCTTACCTGTTCGTCTTCCATTTTGGTAACGGTATTAGACATTTAGTTTGGGACATGGGTAAGGAACTGAGTATCAAGGGGGTCAACAGAACTGGTATTGCAGTCCTAATTGTAGCTGCGATTGGTGGCACGTCACTGCTTTTCAAGTAAGCAACAGTCAGTCGATATATATGTCTATAGGCTATATTTATTCATCTATTTATGAAAGTGTTATTTTGTCATTCTGATCTGTTTTGCTTCTTGGAAGCTTAGGTTTCGTTTAATTTattacttttttcatttatttctCTTTACCCTTTGAATGCAATATAAGAGATGggaacaaaataaaaaaataatctCCGATGCACCACCAGACAACGAAGTTGAGGAATCAACGTGCCAAGATGTCGATATTCGGTAGATTTTCTATAATCGACACGGTCATCATGATATTGGTCTATGTCGAGACCGTGTTGGCACTAACGCTAAGACTGGTCCCACAGCCAATAATATCGTTTGGTACATGGTTAATAAACCTATCAGAAACCTCTGATGAGTACACGATGGAGCAAAAAATCAGGCATGCCGCTACTATCCATGAAATTTGCCGTCTTTTTGATATAGATGTCGAAGACCATCTCGTTAGGACAGAGGACGATTACATACTTACGATTCACAGAATCCCGCCAAAGAGACGTATATACAACGGTAGAGTTGTTTACTTACATCATGGACTACTAATGTGCTCGGACGTTTGGGTTTGTAATTTAGagagaaataaaaatttgcCTTTTGTTTTACATGATCTAGGATTTGATGTTTGGATGGGTAATAATAGAGGTAACAAGTATTCAACGGCACATCTTTTGAGAGTACCGAAATCCAAAAAGTTTTGGGATTTCTCCATTGATGAGTTTGCTTTCTTCGATATACCAAACTCGGTCCAATTCGTACTGGACCGTACCAAGGTGGAACAATTGATTTGCATTGGATTTTCACAAGGTTCCGCTCAAATGTTTGCTGCATTCTCTTTGAGTGAGGAACTAAATAGGAAGGTTTCTCAGTTTATCGCTATTTCACCTGCCATGACACCCCGAGGACTACACAACAGAATTGTAGATGCTATGGCCAAGTCATCACCGGGATTAATGTATCTTTTTTTCGGTCGTAAAATTGTTTTACCTACCGCTGTGCTTTGGCAAAGAACTTTACATCCTaagcttttcaatcttGGCGTTGATTTGGGTTGTCGATTGCTGTTTGATTGGAACGCGAGAAACATCACTGCAAGACAAAAGCTGGCTTCCTACGGCAAATTATATTCCACAACAAGTGTTAAATCAATTGTTCATtggtttcaaattttacaTTCTCAGAAGTTTCAAATGTTTGAAGAATCAGACGACATATTGAACTCCCTACACAGACCGTATGAGGTCGCCACATTCCCAACGAGaacaaatataaaaataccTATTCTTCTAATCTATGGTGGCAGTGACTCATTGGTTGACATCAAAGTAATGAAAGAGAATCTGCCAGCAAAAAGGGTGTTTGATATCAGAATTGATGATCACGAGCATTTAGATTTGTTGTGGGGGAAAGATGTTGACACATTAGTCGTTTTGAATGTAATAaaattcattcaatttttcgaCGAACCAGTCAAAATTCCCTTATTGGAGGCTCAAAAGGATGTCCTTGATTTACCTTCTCCAAGAGCACTCGATTCCAACTCGGGTACAAATGAGGATAACGATGACAACGATGACAACGAATCACAAACGATATCCTACCACAAATATAACGATGACTACTCCAATAAAAATGGCATGAACGAAATCAGCAAAATATTCTCTAAACAGCAGAGGATGCTAAGTGAATCGTTCCTAGACGAACTACGTCTATGACAAAGACCCTTAAAGAGAAGATACGAGGTCAATTCAGAGGTGGAATTTTGATGCTTAGGGCTCATATTCAAATACTTTACATATTcgctttcaaattcagTAGCTGATTTCATTTCAACATTATTCATTATTTCAATGTTATATATTTTAAATATATGTATATGgttcttgttttttttttcatttcgctttcaaaaatttaatgTGAGTTCCCATTGCCTAGATGCTCACTTAGTTGAAAATCCCAAAAAGAAGCCATCAATAATTGAATTACTTATCCCAGGCAGACATTTTAGAAAGCTTTCAACGTACATGATGGGATATGATAATGGTATGTTCTTAAATTAGCGGCACTTTCACTATGAATTACTTTACTAACCATTAGATATGTCAGGCCATCATAacttgaaaagaagagtgGGCAGTCCGCCACCGGCAAGACCAGCCCCCAAAAGGCTGCGGGCCGCCAATACTCCACGTCTACCATTGCCAAAGTATCCCAGCACAAATGACACCAACCATCACAAAGGGCTAGAATCTCGTTATGGCAACAATGGAGGAACTACAAATATTAACACATCAAACATAAATAGTAACACTAGACCATTTTCTCGCTATGAGGGATCACAGACCAACCAAACCTTTACAAGAGGAACTAACAATCGATTCAAAAATGGCAGCTCAAATGGGGCCATTTCAAAGGATATCAAAAAACCTCCTGGCCAAAGTAACCAAGACGGTTTTCTTTCGCAACTACCAAAAGGGCCTAAAAAACCAATATCTCGGTTCAACAATGGAAAGCCATTAGCAGGGGCTACATCGACATCATATCAAAGACCTATGGCACCCAAAAAGCTTCCGACTCCATCGTTGGTAATTCAAAAGAGTAAAAGTTCTATTTACGAAAGAATAATACAGGTTGGAGAGGGTACCTATGGAAAGGTTTATAAAGCTCGAAATACAATAACAGGTAAAATGGTAGCATTAAAAAGACTGAGACTAGAGGGAGAAAGAGACGGATTCCCTATTACATCCATTCGAGAAATCAAACTTTTGCAAAGTTTTGATCACCCTAATATTTCTActttaaaagaaataatgGTAGAATCTCAAAAAACCGTGTATATGATATTTGAATATGCGGACAACGATCTGAGTGGGcttcttttgaataaaCAGATAGATATTGGACCTGCACAGTGTAAACATATTTTTAAACAACTTTTACTTGGAATACAATATTTGCATGAAAATGGAATTTTACATCGAGATATCAAAGGATCTAATATTTTAATAGACAATAAAGGACAACTAAGGATTACAGATTTCGGTCTagcaagaaaaattaaagCGAGCCATGACTATACTAATAGGGTCATAACGTTGTGGTACCGGCCACCTGAACTATTGCTCGGTTCAACTACTTATGGTTTTGAAGTCGATATGTGGGGATGTGGATGTGTTTTGATTGAAATGTTCAATAAAAGCTCAATATTTCAGGGACAAAATGAGTTGGAACAATTAGATtccatcttcaaaataatggGCACAccatcaattgaaaaatggcccaagctttttgaaatgcCATGGTTTTTCATGGTCATGCCCCAACAGAGTAAAAGATATGATAAtgtcttcaaagaaagatatGGCTCCCTTATTCCATCCGAGAATTGCATAAAATTAATAGAGGGTTTACTAGACTATAATCAAAGAACGAGACTTACAGCAACCCAAGCATTACAAAGCGAATATTTTAAAGAAGACCCTAAACCTGAACCATTAAGTTTAGAAGGAACACCAGGATGTCATGAATATGAGGTAAAATTAGctagaaaacaaaaaagagctAAAGACGTCGAGGACCagtcttcaaaaaaagatatctCCAAATAAATATCAACAGCGTAATGGTATCTAATGTGAAACTTCTTGTTACATAGATCATCAAATTATTCATTCTCATTTACGTTCAAATTTCATAAAAAGTAATCAAAAGATACCCTTTTGAAGATGCAGTTTATTTTTGCTTGCCAagcatttcttcttcaaagtaCCTGTTACTACCAATAAACCAACTAGCATGCACTTTACCCAATTGATCGACGACACTTTTGTTGCACTGTTCAGACATCCTCTCCAGCTGACGCGTAGTTTCTAAGAGGTTGCTGTGCAAAGATTCGAGCTGTTTGGCCATATGAGCATACTGAATTCGTTTTGTGGAGTTGGGCATATTAGCCTGTTTAGTACACGTTTATGTCTTTCAATTGTGCATTCCCGTAAGATGTatttacatttttcttcgaaTAAGAGAGCATCACTCCGTTGTAGAACTAACTTATACGTGCCAGAAaacaaacagaaaaataaaaacacaCAAAAGTTCAATGAAGGACAATCTTCTCGAGAACCCAGCAGACCTATTGCGAGATGTTCGTgataatttcattattgaagaagatgtgGAGTCCATCCTAAATATAGATAAAAGAATAGACGAGATGCGAAATAAATCTCACCAAAATACTGAGAGCAAGAAAATCGAAGTTGCCAAGCTGAGCGTTCAATTAGAGTCACGAAACTCCAAGATAAGCGAGCTTCAAGCAGCTATGGAAAGGATCAAGGCAGAATCAGAAGAATTGGCCAGTCAACACGAAATTGTAGATTATGTTGATGAACTCGACGAGCTAGAGAAAAGCATAATATCCCTGAGGTGCCAATTGGACGAACGTATTGTAACATTTGTTAAAAATGAAAGGAGCATGTCCAATGACCTGACACTAGGGTCGCCAAATGTACCAGTAACTCAAATAGAAGGTCTAGCGGCGACGACCGACGATACAGCAGAAATAATGAATGATCCTATCGCCCGTGCCAACATTCTAAAGCTGAAGCTTTGTAGAACGATGGGCCTAATAATAGATGAGGACACTAACCAGGTTATCATAGAAACTGCTGATAACAAAGTCGAGACTTTGCCCTTGGACGATGACTTGagtgattttttcaaaacaaagtATATTTGGCAAAGAATTCAATCGAGAAAAGTAAGGTAAACACAGTGGATTGAGCCAATCTACGTTTTAAAGTAATGAATAAATGTCTATTTAGATTATATACAGGAGAATAAAGAAGACCATAGTGTACAAAAGTGTAAAATAGACGCCCCTAATAAAATTTGGGATTTCTTCTTAGAGAGAGCTTAGTGAACTTGGGTACCTTATGAATTCCTTTTCTGTaatccttttctttcttaTCAAAGACCGTATATTTGTCTTTTGATGACATCTGAAATTCTTTaggaaaaattgaggaTTTGTTCAGCAGACGTAATGTCTTAAGTCTTGGTTTGAGCAATGTTTTGGAACTTATGGCTTTATCATAGGCTAatcctttcttttcactccTTTCGACATGCAAGCCTAAATTAACTTGCCTCAACACTTCATCAACGTCTTTTAATCTTTGTCTAactctttgtttttggtgTGAGGACATTCTCCAAGGGATCTTCCACAATAGCCCCCCCATTAGTGTGCTTGTCGCCTTAAATGGACCAAACATAGTAATTGATTATCCCTTTTGATGTCTGTCTTTTTTTGTGCTTCAGGCTGTCAAATAATTTCCCAccttttcagatttttcttgcagGCGAGCTAGCTGTTAATCAGATAGGAACTTCGAAATTAATAAATGAAACAGTTTGCTGAATGATAAAATAAACATAGCCATTCAGTTTGCTGATTCCACATTGAAATGGCTGATAGTCCAAATACACACACAGGAACAAGACTGCCTATCTGGGTGCTGGGGCCGcaggaagaaaaggagGCACGtgtcaatttgaaatcctTCGCGTATCAGAAGTGTGATGAATTTGTAAAGGCAATGGCAGATTGTGCTAAGACCAATGGTATTAGAGTTTTCCCTACCTGTGAGAAGCAACGTGAGAAAATGGGCGAATGTCTTTTATTCTACCAAGTGGATACAAGATATCTAGATGAGCAAAGGGACAAGATAGTTGAGCGAAAG carries:
- the CTK1 gene encoding cyclin-dependent serine/threonine protein kinase CTK1 (similar to Saccharomyces cerevisiae KIN28 (YDL108W); ancestral locus Anc_2.332), giving the protein MVGEGTYGKVYKARNTITGKMVALKRLRLEGERDGFPITSIREIKLLQSFDHPNISTLKEIMVESQKTVYMIFEYADNDLSGLLLNKQIDIGPAQCKHIFKQLLLGIQYLHENGILHRDIKGSNILIDNKGQLRITDFGLARKIKASHDYTNRVITLWYRPPELLLGSTTYGFEVDMWGCGCVLIEMFNKSSIFQGQNELEQLDSIFKIMGTPSIEKWPKLFEMPWFFMVMPQQSKRYDNVFKERYGSLIPSENCIKLIEGLLDYNQRTRLTATQALQSEYFKEDPKPEPLSLEGTPGCHEYEVKLARKQKRAKDVEDQSSKKDISK
- the HSK3 gene encoding Hsk3p (similar to Saccharomyces cerevisiae HSK3 (YKL138C- A); ancestral locus Anc_2.426) encodes the protein MPNSTKRIQYAHMAKQLESLHSNLLETTRQLERMSEQCNKSVVDQLGKVHASWFIGSNRYFEEEMLGKQK
- the TGL1 gene encoding sterol esterase (similar to Saccharomyces cerevisiae TGL1 (YKL140W); ancestral locus Anc_2.424) is translated as MHHQTTKLRNQRAKMSIFGRFSIIDTVIMILVYVETVLALTLRLVPQPIISFGTWLINLSETSDEYTMEQKIRHAATIHEICRLFDIDVEDHLVRTEDDYILTIHRIPPKRRIYNGRVVYLHHGLLMCSDVWVCNLERNKNLPFVLHDLGFDVWMGNNRGNKYSTAHLLRVPKSKKFWDFSIDEFAFFDIPNSVQFVLDRTKVEQLICIGFSQGSAQMFAAFSLSEELNRKVSQFIAISPAMTPRGLHNRIVDAMAKSSPGLMYLFFGRKIVLPTAVLWQRTLHPKLFNLGVDLGCRLLFDWNARNITARQKLASYGKLYSTTSVKSIVHWFQILHSQKFQMFEESDDILNSLHRPYEVATFPTRTNIKIPILLIYGGSDSLVDIKVMKENLPAKRVFDIRIDDHEHLDLLWGKDVDTLVVLNVIKFIQFFDEPVKIPLLEAQKDVLDLPSPRALDSNSGTNEDNDDNDDNESQTISYHKYNDDYSNKNGMNEISKIFSKQQRMLSESFLDELRL
- the SDH3 gene encoding succinate dehydrogenase cytochrome b subunit SDH3 (similar to Saccharomyces cerevisiae SDH3 (YKL141W) and YMR118C; ancestral locus Anc_2.423) — translated: MIVTLGLNRSSRAFFGPSVISRSCRLLISKRLNSNVAKTTFKQENQLLVAQRKHRPVSPHLTIYQPQITWYLSSLHRISGVVLGMGFFAVTMAFGVSTIFGLGLNTDNLKAFYKEKVPSWADLTMKAGAAYLFVFHFGNGIRHLVWDMGKELSIKGVNRTGIAVLIVAAIGGTSLLFK
- the CMC1 gene encoding Cmc1p (similar to Saccharomyces cerevisiae YKL137W; ancestral locus Anc_2.429), which gives rise to MADSPNTHTGTRLPIWVLGPQEEKEARVNLKSFAYQKCDEFVKAMADCAKTNGIRVFPTCEKQREKMGECLLFYQVDTRYLDEQRDKIVERKINRLEEKIRKREQEK
- the SPC24 gene encoding kinetochore-associated Ndc80 complex subunit SPC24 (similar to Saccharomyces cerevisiae SPC24 (YMR117C); ancestral locus Anc_2.427); amino-acid sequence: MKDNLLENPADLLRDVRDNFIIEEDVESILNIDKRIDEMRNKSHQNTESKKIEVAKLSVQLESRNSKISELQAAMERIKAESEELASQHEIVDYVDELDELEKSIISLRCQLDERIVTFVKNERSMSNDLTLGSPNVPVTQIEGLAATTDDTAEIMNDPIARANILKLKLCRTMGLIIDEDTNQVIIETADNKVETLPLDDDLSDFFKTKYIWQRIQSRKVR
- the MRPL31 gene encoding mitochondrial 54S ribosomal protein mL60 (similar to Saccharomyces cerevisiae MRPL31 (YKL138C); ancestral locus Anc_2.428) → MFGPFKATSTLMGGLLWKIPWRMSSHQKQRVRQRLKDVDEVLRQVNLGLHVERSEKKGLAYDKAISSKTLLKPRLKTLRLLNKSSIFPKEFQMSSKDKYTVFDKKEKDYRKGIHKVPKFTKLSLRRNPKFY